A single Micromonospora luteifusca DNA region contains:
- a CDS encoding GNAT family N-acetyltransferase, with protein MRYLRTGGPAAIRRPRPTDTDEFVAAVRRSRDLHHPWLAAPATPEEYDSYLRRIRRRDSAGYLICDRASGEIAGYVNISGIVLGALRGGYLGYAAFQPYSGTGHASAGVALVIDHAFHSVGLHRLEANIQPGNEPSRRVARKLGFRLEGFSPDYLFIDGAWRDHERWAITAPAAT; from the coding sequence GTGAGATACCTGCGTACCGGTGGTCCGGCCGCGATCCGGCGACCCCGGCCCACCGACACCGACGAGTTCGTCGCCGCCGTGCGGCGCAGTCGGGACCTGCACCACCCGTGGTTGGCCGCGCCGGCCACCCCCGAGGAGTACGACAGCTACCTGAGGCGGATCCGGCGCCGCGACAGTGCCGGTTACCTGATCTGTGACCGGGCCAGCGGCGAGATCGCCGGCTACGTGAACATCAGCGGGATCGTGCTGGGTGCGCTGCGCGGTGGTTACCTGGGGTATGCGGCGTTCCAGCCGTACAGCGGCACCGGGCACGCCTCGGCGGGTGTCGCCCTGGTGATCGACCACGCGTTCCACTCGGTCGGGCTGCACCGCCTGGAGGCGAACATCCAGCCGGGCAACGAGCCGTCCCGGCGAGTGGCCCGCAAGCTCGGTTTCCGGCTGGAGGGCTTCTCGCCGGACTACCTGTTCATCGACGGCGCCTGGCGTGACCACGAGCGTTGGGCGATCACCGCGCCAGCGGCGACCTGA
- a CDS encoding pyridoxamine 5'-phosphate oxidase family protein, which yields MDQTPSVPPADVEVRLARELNVWLCTLRRDGSPHLTPVWFVHLVGIWWIGCDGRSVKVRNVMADPRVSLALEGGDAPVVAEGSARVHRSGFPSTVVEAFASKYGGWDVSAPVDPGSERVLLEIPVRRWLLTGTAQ from the coding sequence GTGGACCAAACCCCCTCGGTTCCTCCGGCCGACGTCGAGGTGCGACTGGCGCGAGAGTTGAACGTCTGGCTGTGTACGTTGCGGCGCGACGGCTCCCCGCACCTCACGCCGGTCTGGTTCGTCCACCTCGTCGGAATCTGGTGGATCGGCTGCGACGGCCGCAGCGTCAAGGTCCGCAACGTGATGGCCGACCCACGGGTGTCCCTGGCCCTGGAGGGCGGGGACGCACCCGTCGTGGCGGAGGGCTCGGCCCGAGTGCACCGGAGCGGGTTCCCGAGCACTGTCGTCGAGGCGTTCGCCAGCAAGTACGGCGGCTGGGACGTCAGCGCGCCTGTCGATCCGGGAAGCGAGCGGGTTCTCCTGGAGATCCCCGTCCGACGGTGGCTGCTCACCGGCACCGCGCAGTAG
- a CDS encoding S1 family peptidase: MTFSHGNERWPVRVRSEHGEVLGAGMALDERRVLTCAHVVSAGGDTESPSTEPTWPVHVDLVGQSVSRTVPARVVPGCWWPPTHDGRGDIALLELEEPAPQGPFAPLRRMRRTWDRRVIMYGFPETLEHGVFVEARLTGRSGAGRERIQMVSATTGPQVSRGFSGAAVVDADTGHVVGMVVSTYQDGDHDRDVIGGGDPGSGLSWMIPVETILSRLSWIRDQVPGESSVDLSFRSAEETPADPRVARQLVDFFGRQLPGNVLVIVINHRDSGVAAAVRQAAVLSSRELRPPIDPHQDVVAPPIGSIDLAVDAADKSTKDVSQRIADWAGAADAATTVPDIDRAIETTPRSIIINNIDEAAEPETLLSEVVLPLVDQAPTRDLRMLLTFRGESIPLRTTLLASRVAGLQTAEEAARRAYRRAAVVVADVPRPQPVATELRIQLTKLRAAAATTDGDTLAALLASTERATDRALRRAESIRREIVAREDLWSELRGRLGAYLAMAVQHGFSEDAALGTSYRHAHELLLAAPCDLAVAEVAVRQYAEAVAQRVGGPRGGSGS; encoded by the coding sequence GTGACGTTCAGCCATGGCAACGAGCGATGGCCGGTCCGTGTCCGTAGTGAGCACGGCGAGGTTCTGGGCGCCGGGATGGCGTTGGATGAGCGCCGCGTCCTGACCTGCGCCCACGTCGTCAGCGCCGGCGGCGACACGGAGTCACCCAGCACCGAGCCGACCTGGCCGGTCCATGTCGACCTGGTCGGCCAGTCGGTCAGCCGGACGGTGCCGGCCCGGGTGGTGCCGGGTTGCTGGTGGCCACCCACCCACGACGGGCGGGGCGACATCGCGTTGCTCGAGCTGGAGGAACCCGCGCCGCAGGGCCCCTTCGCGCCGCTGCGCCGGATGCGGCGGACCTGGGACCGCCGCGTCATCATGTACGGCTTCCCGGAAACGCTGGAACACGGCGTATTTGTCGAGGCCCGGCTCACCGGCCGGTCCGGGGCGGGACGGGAACGGATCCAGATGGTCTCGGCGACCACCGGCCCCCAGGTCAGCCGCGGCTTCAGCGGCGCGGCGGTCGTCGACGCCGACACCGGGCACGTCGTCGGAATGGTGGTCAGCACGTACCAGGATGGCGACCACGACCGGGACGTGATCGGCGGCGGCGACCCGGGCAGCGGTCTGTCGTGGATGATCCCGGTCGAGACGATCCTGAGCCGCCTTTCCTGGATCCGCGACCAGGTGCCCGGAGAGTCGTCGGTCGACCTCAGCTTCCGCTCGGCCGAGGAGACTCCGGCGGACCCGAGGGTCGCCCGCCAACTCGTGGACTTTTTCGGTCGCCAGCTGCCCGGCAACGTGCTGGTCATCGTCATCAACCACCGCGATTCCGGCGTCGCTGCGGCGGTGCGTCAGGCCGCCGTGCTGTCCAGTCGGGAGCTTCGACCACCGATCGACCCGCACCAGGACGTCGTCGCCCCGCCGATCGGCAGCATCGACCTTGCGGTGGATGCCGCGGACAAGAGCACGAAGGACGTGTCCCAACGGATCGCCGACTGGGCCGGGGCGGCCGACGCCGCGACCACGGTGCCGGACATCGACCGGGCCATCGAGACGACGCCGCGCTCGATCATCATCAACAACATCGACGAGGCCGCCGAACCCGAGACACTCCTCTCCGAGGTGGTGCTTCCTCTGGTCGACCAGGCTCCCACGCGGGACCTGCGGATGCTGCTGACCTTCCGCGGCGAGTCGATCCCGCTGCGCACCACTCTGCTGGCGAGTCGCGTCGCTGGCCTGCAGACCGCCGAGGAGGCCGCCCGCCGGGCGTACCGGAGGGCAGCCGTCGTGGTCGCCGACGTGCCCCGGCCGCAGCCCGTGGCGACCGAGCTGCGGATCCAGCTGACCAAGCTGCGGGCCGCGGCCGCCACCACCGACGGCGACACCCTGGCCGCCCTCCTTGCCTCGACCGAGCGGGCCACCGACCGGGCGCTGCGCAGGGCCGAGTCGATCCGGCGGGAGATCGTGGCACGGGAGGATCTCTGGTCCGAGCTTCGCGGCCGGCTGGGCGCCTATCTCGCGATGGCCGTGCAACACGGGTTTTCCGAGGATGCCGCGCTCGGCACGTCGTACCGGCACGCGCACGAACTGCTCCTGGCCGCGCCGTGCGACCTGGCGGTCGCCGAGGTGGCGGTACGCCAGTACGCCGAGGCGGTCGCACAGCGAGTTGGCGGTCCGCGCGGAGGGAGCGGTTCTTGA
- a CDS encoding VWA domain-containing protein: MDTAIQFGLEVNQNKYLRVGGREMHAVLSVTGERTTGEDDTPARSDPSRLVEVLVIDCSGSMADPPTKMAAAQQAAAAAINVLPDGVRFAVIEGTGQARVVYPPAETLVTASPATRKEAKAAVARLSASGGTAMGSWLAAARDLLPQSSSTINHVLLLTDGINQHETEEELERTLRTCAGRFVCDPRGIGEGWHPPDLLRIAAALNGTAEAVRRPADLVASFRESIRVALTKLLPDVRIRLRTVPYAKVIFFKQARPTIQDLTEYATKVDERTWEVATGSWGAERREFHVCLGVEPPDDILEQDRLAARVDLVVDGELRAATATVLVHWTVNMARSARIDLSVSQVTGQEDVRQAINAGCDAYDRGDRIEAHAQWARAVALATATRDEVALDQLRHLVDIEPGGLVRLKENLSQTDIKVSMIESTQNPVHPPVQRGTAVADQICGACGETSPPGAGRCENCGRRFAGDDPPAEVLV, from the coding sequence GTGGACACCGCTATCCAGTTCGGCCTCGAAGTCAACCAGAACAAATACCTGCGTGTGGGTGGCCGGGAGATGCACGCCGTCCTCTCGGTGACCGGGGAGCGGACGACGGGCGAGGACGACACGCCAGCCCGGTCGGATCCGTCCCGGCTGGTCGAGGTGCTGGTGATCGACTGTTCCGGGTCGATGGCGGATCCACCGACCAAGATGGCGGCGGCGCAGCAGGCCGCCGCCGCGGCGATCAACGTGTTGCCGGACGGCGTCCGGTTCGCGGTGATCGAGGGGACCGGGCAGGCCAGAGTGGTCTATCCACCGGCGGAGACGCTCGTGACCGCCTCGCCGGCCACCCGGAAGGAGGCCAAGGCGGCGGTCGCCCGGCTCAGCGCCAGCGGCGGGACGGCGATGGGCAGTTGGCTCGCGGCGGCACGGGACCTGCTTCCGCAGTCCTCGTCGACGATCAATCACGTGCTGCTGCTCACCGACGGCATCAACCAGCACGAGACCGAGGAGGAGTTGGAGCGCACCCTGCGGACCTGCGCCGGTCGGTTCGTCTGCGATCCCCGAGGCATCGGAGAGGGGTGGCACCCGCCGGATCTGCTCCGGATCGCCGCCGCGCTGAACGGCACCGCCGAGGCCGTACGGCGACCGGCCGACCTGGTAGCCAGTTTCCGGGAGTCCATTCGTGTCGCGCTGACCAAGCTCCTGCCGGACGTGCGGATTCGGCTGCGGACCGTGCCGTACGCGAAGGTGATCTTCTTCAAGCAGGCCCGCCCCACCATTCAGGACCTCACCGAGTACGCCACGAAGGTCGACGAGCGCACGTGGGAGGTCGCCACCGGCTCGTGGGGTGCGGAACGCCGGGAGTTTCATGTCTGTCTGGGTGTCGAGCCGCCCGACGACATCCTGGAGCAGGACCGGTTGGCCGCCCGGGTCGACCTGGTGGTCGACGGGGAGCTGCGGGCCGCCACGGCGACCGTCCTCGTGCACTGGACCGTCAACATGGCCAGGTCGGCCCGGATAGATCTCAGCGTCTCCCAGGTGACGGGGCAGGAGGACGTCCGGCAGGCCATCAATGCCGGCTGCGACGCGTACGACCGTGGCGACCGGATCGAGGCACACGCTCAGTGGGCTCGGGCGGTGGCGCTGGCGACGGCGACGCGGGACGAGGTCGCCCTGGACCAGCTGCGGCACCTGGTGGACATCGAGCCCGGTGGCCTCGTCCGGCTCAAGGAGAACCTGAGCCAGACCGACATCAAGGTCAGCATGATCGAGTCGACGCAGAACCCGGTGCACCCACCGGTGCAGCGGGGCACGGCGGTCGCGGACCAGATCTGCGGTGCCTGCGGGGAGACGTCACCGCCCGGCGCGGGCCGTTGCGAGAATTGTGGTCGGCGGTTCGCGGGCGACGACCCACCAGCGGAAGTGTTGGTATGA
- a CDS encoding VOC family protein, whose amino-acid sequence MTAHLFAISFDASEPRRLAQFWSGLLGREIVDDPHDGVLLPPTKDTGFHIRFAANQQPKVVQNRMHFDLTSSSLEDQRQTVARALELGARHTDIGQGPEIDHVVLADPEGNEFDVIAPGNNFLAGCGFIGALACDGSQQVGYFWSEALGWPLVWDQDEETAIQSPNGGTKITWGGPPYMSNGGRDRVRFDLAPDPDVDPQVEVDRLLSLGATRVDTDAAAGRLVLADPDGAEFGLLTSR is encoded by the coding sequence ATGACGGCACACCTGTTCGCGATCAGCTTCGACGCGAGCGAGCCTCGGCGGCTCGCGCAGTTCTGGTCCGGGCTCCTGGGGCGGGAGATCGTCGACGATCCACACGACGGCGTCCTGCTCCCGCCCACCAAGGACACCGGGTTCCACATCCGCTTCGCCGCGAACCAGCAGCCGAAGGTCGTCCAGAACCGGATGCACTTCGACCTGACGAGCAGCTCGCTGGAGGACCAGCGGCAGACGGTGGCCAGGGCACTGGAACTCGGCGCGCGGCACACCGACATCGGGCAGGGCCCGGAGATCGATCATGTGGTGCTCGCCGACCCCGAGGGCAACGAGTTCGACGTCATCGCGCCGGGCAACAACTTCCTCGCCGGCTGCGGGTTCATCGGTGCGCTGGCCTGCGACGGATCGCAGCAGGTCGGATACTTCTGGAGCGAGGCGCTGGGGTGGCCGCTGGTCTGGGACCAGGACGAGGAGACCGCGATCCAGTCACCGAACGGCGGCACGAAGATCACGTGGGGCGGTCCGCCGTACATGTCGAACGGAGGCAGGGATCGGGTGCGGTTCGACCTCGCGCCAGACCCCGACGTCGACCCGCAGGTAGAGGTCGACCGTCTGCTCTCGCTCGGAGCGACCCGGGTCGACACCGACGCGGCGGCCGGCCGGTTGGTGCTGGCCGATCCCGACGGCGCCGAGTTCGGCCTGCTGACATCTCGTTAG
- a CDS encoding TIGR03620 family F420-dependent LLM class oxidoreductase codes for MNNVKRTLGPVGIWSMELRGAARPEVREAAAELDELGFPALWIPGLDGPGALDDVEHLLAAAPRATVALGVLSMWGQDPTTLGSRWAALDSAYGPRAVLGLGVSNAHSAANAGQDYGKPTASMRRFLDGLDAASHPIPADRRLLGALGPKMVDLATARTSGWHPFLVTPEYSAAQRARVGEAPLVAPHLAVVLDRDPSRARAAARDGIGMFIGFPAYRSNLARLGYGEEDLIPGGSDRLIDALVAWGDLDDVADRIQAHLDAGADHVTLHVLRPDANADLPRQQWRELATLLPRFTPHTPGTD; via the coding sequence GTGAACAACGTGAAGCGCACGCTCGGCCCGGTCGGAATCTGGAGCATGGAGCTGCGCGGGGCAGCCCGACCCGAGGTCCGCGAGGCCGCCGCCGAGCTGGATGAGCTCGGCTTTCCCGCCCTCTGGATCCCGGGCCTCGACGGCCCGGGTGCGCTGGACGACGTCGAGCACCTGCTCGCCGCCGCACCACGCGCCACCGTCGCCCTGGGCGTGCTGTCGATGTGGGGTCAGGACCCGACCACGTTGGGGAGCCGGTGGGCCGCGCTGGATTCGGCGTACGGCCCAAGGGCGGTGCTGGGCCTCGGTGTCAGCAACGCCCATTCCGCCGCCAACGCCGGGCAGGACTACGGCAAACCCACCGCCTCGATGCGTCGCTTCCTCGACGGCCTCGACGCCGCATCCCACCCGATCCCGGCCGACCGGCGCCTTCTCGGCGCGCTGGGTCCGAAGATGGTCGATCTGGCCACCGCGCGTACCTCCGGTTGGCACCCGTTCCTCGTGACCCCCGAGTACTCGGCGGCGCAACGGGCACGCGTGGGCGAGGCCCCACTTGTCGCCCCGCACCTGGCGGTCGTCCTGGACCGGGACCCGAGCCGGGCGCGGGCGGCCGCCCGGGACGGTATCGGGATGTTCATCGGCTTCCCCGCCTACCGCTCCAACCTGGCCCGCCTCGGCTACGGCGAGGAAGACCTGATCCCGGGCGGCAGTGACCGGCTCATCGACGCCCTCGTCGCCTGGGGAGACCTCGACGACGTCGCCGACCGCATCCAGGCGCACCTGGACGCCGGCGCCGATCACGTCACCCTGCACGTCCTGCGGCCCGACGCCAACGCCGACCTGCCGCGGCAGCAGTGGCGGGAACTGGCCACGCTGCTACCCCGCTTCACCCCTCACACGCCGGGCACCGACTAG
- a CDS encoding TetR/AcrR family transcriptional regulator, translating to MTQTGRPRGFDTQQALDRAMEVFWRHGYEGASLTELTAAMGINKPSLYAAFGNKEGLFRKVVARYADVEMAYARDALDQPTAQEVAAVLLRENVVALTRPDRPAGCLSVQGGTACGTENTAISEFLAASRLTGEQALAARFARAVDEGDLPPAVDPTALARFLSVVTEGHAVHAAAGVGRSQLEQSAEIALRAFTAAAYLTA from the coding sequence ATGACACAAACCGGACGACCACGGGGTTTCGACACCCAACAGGCCCTGGACCGGGCAATGGAGGTGTTCTGGCGGCATGGCTACGAGGGCGCGTCACTGACGGAGTTGACCGCCGCCATGGGCATCAACAAGCCCAGCCTCTACGCCGCATTCGGTAACAAGGAGGGCCTGTTCCGCAAGGTGGTGGCCCGATACGCGGACGTCGAGATGGCGTACGCGCGCGACGCGCTGGACCAGCCCACCGCCCAGGAGGTGGCGGCGGTGCTGCTACGGGAAAACGTGGTAGCGCTGACCCGACCGGACCGTCCCGCCGGATGCCTCTCCGTCCAGGGCGGCACGGCCTGCGGCACCGAGAACACGGCCATCTCCGAATTTCTGGCGGCCAGCCGGCTGACCGGTGAGCAGGCCCTGGCGGCCCGCTTCGCCCGCGCCGTCGATGAGGGCGACCTGCCACCGGCGGTCGACCCCACCGCCCTGGCCCGTTTCCTCAGCGTCGTCACCGAAGGCCACGCCGTGCACGCGGCAGCCGGTGTCGGGCGCAGCCAACTGGAACAGTCGGCCGAGATAGCCCTGCGCGCCTTCACCGCCGCGGCGTACCTCACCGCGTGA
- a CDS encoding serine/threonine-protein kinase, with amino-acid sequence MTPCNWLGCTGTVDETGFCDLCGLAPLPTDSAKPAAATSRSATRDVWTVASLVSLPVLTFSPADAATEPLRVPDELRVCARNHPVGRSRGGRPGRDRGFCPYCPTPTPFNFLPGLQPGDLVAGRYKVVRCVARGGQGWVYLAHDTHKDQIDVALKGVLHAEDEASLKAAVEERQFLNTLDHPNIVRSTDFATHDDPVAGPTGYIVMDYLDGMSLHKLQAAAKDPRQPDVALPIDHILAYGHEILAALDYLHRRGLLYTDMKPDNVMRTADRIKVIDLGGVRKADSGSERIVHSVGFSVSKTEYQTRGASERSDLFALGRMLEELYRHRTPGPDTPGADPDALGIESFRRLVARAVRPDWDRRFASAVEMSEQLLGVLREILAGQPDRRQPEPISLFQPAAQLLDAGLGLVPPLHTWIGAVDSTILDDGRPTSVDVALGLPVPRPDPDDPAVNVLRTVDASDAQALLGELAMVEQTSVEIELSRCRAHLALADLAAAAAALSAAETLPSTQPDVDWRIAWHRGLLALADDRIDVAGRQFDVVYGDIPGEVAPKLALGYCAERGGDDARAARYYAAVWLRDPFQASAAFGLARLRLAATDRAGAVAVLDEVPALSRHHDAARVAAVRVLSSRLPGGPPTAREVDQAVHRLTGLDLDGESRDRLTTAIREMALDLVRAGAAADLTGGPALGEPPTERVIRELLENSYRALGQQAQHVDVPEPVAVRSGRSRLVGRTGDAARRAAHDVLIDRANAVRPRTRW; translated from the coding sequence TTGACACCATGCAACTGGCTAGGCTGCACCGGCACCGTCGACGAGACCGGTTTCTGTGACCTCTGCGGTCTGGCGCCACTCCCCACCGACAGCGCCAAGCCTGCGGCGGCCACGTCCAGGTCGGCCACCCGGGACGTCTGGACGGTGGCCAGTCTCGTCTCCCTGCCGGTGCTGACCTTCTCGCCCGCCGACGCGGCCACCGAACCGCTCCGGGTGCCCGACGAGTTGCGGGTCTGCGCCAGGAATCACCCGGTCGGTCGCAGCCGGGGTGGTCGACCCGGTCGGGACCGGGGTTTCTGCCCCTACTGCCCGACCCCGACGCCGTTCAACTTCCTTCCCGGCCTGCAACCGGGCGATCTTGTCGCCGGGCGGTACAAGGTGGTCCGCTGTGTGGCCCGCGGCGGTCAGGGCTGGGTCTATCTCGCCCACGACACCCACAAGGATCAGATCGACGTCGCGTTGAAGGGTGTGTTGCACGCCGAGGACGAGGCATCCCTGAAGGCCGCGGTCGAGGAGCGGCAGTTCCTCAACACACTGGACCACCCGAACATCGTCCGGAGCACCGACTTCGCCACCCACGACGACCCGGTCGCGGGTCCGACCGGCTACATCGTGATGGACTACCTCGACGGCATGTCGTTGCACAAGCTGCAGGCCGCCGCCAAGGACCCTCGGCAGCCGGATGTCGCGCTGCCGATCGACCACATCCTCGCCTACGGTCACGAGATCCTCGCCGCGCTCGACTATCTGCACCGGCGCGGGCTGCTCTACACCGACATGAAGCCCGACAACGTGATGCGGACCGCCGACCGGATCAAGGTGATCGACCTGGGCGGGGTCCGCAAGGCCGACAGCGGGTCCGAGCGGATCGTCCACTCCGTCGGCTTCTCGGTGAGCAAGACGGAATACCAGACCCGGGGGGCGAGCGAGCGCTCCGACCTGTTCGCCCTCGGTCGTATGTTGGAGGAGCTGTACCGGCACCGCACGCCCGGGCCGGACACGCCCGGTGCAGACCCGGACGCCCTCGGCATCGAGTCGTTCCGCCGGCTCGTCGCCCGGGCGGTCCGCCCGGACTGGGACCGGCGGTTCGCCTCCGCCGTCGAGATGTCCGAGCAGCTCCTCGGGGTGCTGCGGGAGATCCTGGCGGGCCAGCCGGACCGGCGTCAGCCCGAGCCGATCTCGCTCTTCCAACCCGCCGCCCAACTGCTGGACGCGGGCCTCGGGCTGGTCCCACCACTGCACACCTGGATCGGTGCGGTCGACAGCACCATCCTGGACGACGGCCGTCCCACCTCCGTCGACGTGGCCCTCGGCCTGCCGGTGCCGCGACCCGACCCGGACGACCCGGCCGTCAACGTGCTCCGCACTGTCGACGCGTCGGACGCGCAGGCGCTGCTGGGTGAGCTCGCCATGGTCGAACAGACATCGGTGGAGATCGAGTTGAGTCGGTGCCGGGCACACCTCGCGCTGGCCGATCTCGCCGCGGCCGCCGCGGCGTTGTCCGCCGCAGAGACGTTGCCCAGCACCCAGCCCGACGTCGACTGGCGGATCGCCTGGCACCGTGGGCTGCTCGCGCTCGCCGACGACCGGATCGACGTGGCGGGGCGGCAGTTCGACGTGGTCTACGGCGACATCCCGGGGGAGGTCGCCCCGAAGCTCGCGCTGGGCTATTGCGCCGAGCGGGGCGGCGACGACGCGCGGGCGGCCCGCTACTACGCAGCGGTCTGGTTGCGAGACCCGTTCCAGGCCAGCGCCGCGTTCGGGCTGGCCCGGCTCCGCCTGGCGGCGACCGACCGGGCCGGGGCTGTCGCCGTACTCGACGAGGTTCCGGCGCTCTCCCGGCACCACGACGCCGCCCGGGTCGCCGCGGTGCGTGTTCTGTCGTCCCGGTTGCCCGGCGGCCCACCCACCGCCCGCGAGGTCGACCAGGCCGTGCACCGGCTGACCGGGCTGGATCTCGACGGCGAGTCGCGTGACCGGCTGACCACGGCGATCCGGGAGATGGCGCTCGACCTGGTTCGTGCCGGAGCCGCCGCCGACCTGACCGGCGGCCCGGCGCTGGGTGAGCCGCCGACCGAGCGTGTCATCCGTGAGTTGCTGGAGAACTCGTACCGGGCCCTGGGCCAGCAGGCGCAACACGTCGATGTCCCCGAGCCCGTGGCGGTGCGGTCAGGCCGCTCTCGGCTGGTCGGTCGCACCGGCGACGCCGCCCGTCGCGCCGCGCACGACGTGCTCATCGACCGGGCGAACGCCGTCCGACCCCGCACCCGATGGTGA
- a CDS encoding SDR family oxidoreductase has translation MAQLNGKTALVTGGTTGIGLAAARRFAAEGAHVFVTGRRQQQLDEAVRAIGPNATGIRSDVSNLDDLDRVIDAVTARGAGLDVLFANAGGGEFAPLGAISVEHYADIFDRNVRGTMFTVQKALPVLNDGASVILTGSTAATKGTPAFGVYAASKAAVRSFGRTWAAELTGRGIRVNTLVPGSTETPGVAGLAATPEEAPALLEMLAAGVPMGRMGQPEEIANVALFLASDQSSFMTGAEVFVDGGGNQL, from the coding sequence ATGGCACAGCTCAACGGCAAGACCGCCCTCGTCACCGGTGGTACCACCGGTATCGGCTTGGCAGCGGCCCGCCGCTTCGCGGCCGAAGGCGCCCACGTCTTCGTCACCGGCCGCCGCCAGCAGCAGCTGGACGAGGCCGTCAGGGCCATCGGCCCGAACGCCACGGGGATCCGCAGCGACGTGAGCAACCTCGACGACCTCGACCGTGTCATCGATGCGGTCACCGCCCGCGGCGCTGGTCTGGACGTGCTGTTCGCCAACGCCGGCGGAGGTGAGTTCGCACCCCTGGGTGCGATCAGCGTCGAGCACTACGCGGACATCTTCGACCGCAACGTACGAGGCACCATGTTCACCGTGCAGAAGGCCCTGCCGGTGCTGAACGACGGCGCTTCGGTCATCCTGACCGGCTCGACCGCGGCGACCAAGGGCACCCCCGCGTTCGGGGTCTACGCCGCCTCCAAGGCCGCCGTCCGCTCGTTCGGTCGCACCTGGGCCGCCGAGCTGACCGGCCGCGGGATCCGGGTCAACACCCTCGTTCCGGGCTCGACCGAAACGCCGGGCGTCGCCGGGCTGGCCGCCACCCCGGAGGAGGCTCCCGCGCTGCTGGAGATGCTCGCCGCCGGCGTGCCGATGGGCCGGATGGGCCAGCCGGAGGAGATCGCCAACGTGGCGCTGTTCCTCGCCTCCGACCAGAGCAGCTTCATGACCGGCGCCGAGGTCTTCGTCGACGGTGGCGGCAACCAGCTCTGA
- a CDS encoding group II truncated hemoglobin: MVIEYIRYRVPQDRLDGFEAAYERAAGALRAAPQCVDYELSRCLDDPASYLLRITWTSVDEHLLGFRGSPVFGQFFAAIKPYVEDIQEMRHYARTSVAGPGGAAPPNLYEWAGGTDAFMKLCDAFYRLVLSDDLLAPMFAHMHPDHARHVAVWLAEVFGGPATYTSEHGGYRHMLSQHLGKAISEAQRRRWVNLMMDAADEIGLPDDPEFRAAFASYLEWGTRLAVSNSQPDADPIRQAPVPRWGWGVAPPYLG, encoded by the coding sequence CGTGCCGCAGGACCGGCTGGACGGCTTCGAAGCGGCGTACGAGCGGGCCGCTGGCGCGCTACGTGCCGCGCCGCAGTGTGTGGACTACGAGTTGAGCCGCTGCCTGGACGACCCCGCCAGCTACCTGCTGCGCATCACCTGGACCTCAGTGGACGAGCACCTGTTGGGGTTTCGGGGCAGCCCGGTGTTCGGGCAGTTCTTCGCCGCGATCAAGCCGTACGTCGAGGACATCCAGGAGATGCGGCACTACGCCCGGACGTCGGTTGCCGGCCCTGGTGGCGCCGCGCCCCCGAACTTGTACGAGTGGGCCGGCGGCACCGACGCGTTCATGAAGCTCTGTGATGCCTTCTACCGCCTGGTCCTCTCCGACGACCTGCTCGCGCCGATGTTCGCACACATGCACCCCGACCATGCCCGGCATGTAGCGGTATGGCTTGCCGAGGTCTTCGGCGGACCGGCAACCTACACGTCGGAGCACGGCGGCTACCGCCACATGCTCAGCCAGCACCTGGGCAAGGCGATCAGCGAGGCGCAGCGTCGGCGGTGGGTCAACTTGATGATGGACGCTGCCGACGAGATCGGCCTACCCGATGATCCGGAGTTTCGCGCCGCCTTCGCGAGCTACCTCGAGTGGGGCACCCGGTTGGCGGTAAGCAATTCTCAACCCGACGCAGACCCGATCCGGCAGGCGCCGGTCCCACGCTGGGGCTGGGGGGTGGCCCCGCCCTACCTGGGATGA